From the genome of Bubalus bubalis isolate 160015118507 breed Murrah chromosome 2, NDDB_SH_1, whole genome shotgun sequence, one region includes:
- the NKAIN1 gene encoding sodium/potassium-transporting ATPase subunit beta-1-interacting protein 1 isoform X7: MAVILGIFGTVQYRSRYLILYAAWLVLWVGWNAFIICFYLEVGQLSQDRDFIMTFNTSLHRSWWMENGPGCLVTPVLNSRLALEDHHVISVTGCLLDYPYIEALSSALQIFLALFGFVFACYVSKVFLEEEDSFDFIGGFDSYGYQAPQKTSHLQLQPLYTWVMARSRVGWRDPGISVWVAFAPRPPPRLD; this comes from the exons ATGGCAGTTATCCTGGGCATCTTTGGCACCGTGCAGTACCGCTCCCGGTACCTCATTCTG TATGCAGCCTGGCTGGTGCTCTGGGTTGGCTGGAATGCTTTTATCATCTGCTTCTATTTGGAGGTTGGACAGCTGTCCCAG GACCGGGACTTCATCATGACCTTCAACACATCCCTGCACCGCTCCTGGTGGATGGAGAACGGGCCAGGCTGCCTGGTGACACCTGTCCTGAACTCCCGCCTGGCCCTGGAGGACCACCATGTCATCTCAGTCACCGGCTGCCTGCTCGACTACCCCTACATTGAAGCACTTAGCAGTGCCCTGCAGATCTTCTTGGCT CTGTTCGGCTTCGTGTTCGCCTGCTACGTGAGCAAAGTATTCCTGGAAGAGGAGGACAGCT TCGATTTCATCGGCGGTTTTGACTCCTACGGATACCAGGCGCCCCAGAAGACGTCGCATTTACAACTGCAGCCTCTGTACACGTGGGTCATGGCGCGGAGCCGTGTCGGGTGGAGGGACCCCGGCATTAGT GTCTGGGTAGCGTTTGCCCCACGCCCACCGCCGCGGCTAGACTGA
- the NKAIN1 gene encoding sodium/potassium-transporting ATPase subunit beta-1-interacting protein 1 isoform X4: MCARHGSRRWKCSSEHPHSRGICCLMQETVAALERQIFDFLGYQWAPILANFLHIMAVILGIFGTVQYRSRYLILYAAWLVLWVGWNAFIICFYLEVGQLSQDRDFIMTFNTSLHRSWWMENGPGCLVTPVLNSRLALEDHHVISVTGCLLDYPYIEALSSALQIFLALFGFVFACYVSKVFLEEEDSFDFIGGFDSYGYQAPQKTSHLQLQPLYTWVMARSRVGWRDPGISVWVAFAPRPPPRLD, from the exons ATGTGTGCCAGGCATGGCTCTCGCCGCTGGAAATGCAGCAGTGAACATCCCCACTCTCGTGGAATTTGCTGTCTAATGCAGGAGACG GTGGCTGCGCTGGAGCGGCAGATCTTTGACTTCCTGGGCTACCAGTGGGCTCCGATCCTAGCCAACTTCCTGCACATCATGGCAGTTATCCTGGGCATCTTTGGCACCGTGCAGTACCGCTCCCGGTACCTCATTCTG TATGCAGCCTGGCTGGTGCTCTGGGTTGGCTGGAATGCTTTTATCATCTGCTTCTATTTGGAGGTTGGACAGCTGTCCCAG GACCGGGACTTCATCATGACCTTCAACACATCCCTGCACCGCTCCTGGTGGATGGAGAACGGGCCAGGCTGCCTGGTGACACCTGTCCTGAACTCCCGCCTGGCCCTGGAGGACCACCATGTCATCTCAGTCACCGGCTGCCTGCTCGACTACCCCTACATTGAAGCACTTAGCAGTGCCCTGCAGATCTTCTTGGCT CTGTTCGGCTTCGTGTTCGCCTGCTACGTGAGCAAAGTATTCCTGGAAGAGGAGGACAGCT TCGATTTCATCGGCGGTTTTGACTCCTACGGATACCAGGCGCCCCAGAAGACGTCGCATTTACAACTGCAGCCTCTGTACACGTGGGTCATGGCGCGGAGCCGTGTCGGGTGGAGGGACCCCGGCATTAGT GTCTGGGTAGCGTTTGCCCCACGCCCACCGCCGCGGCTAGACTGA
- the NKAIN1 gene encoding sodium/potassium-transporting ATPase subunit beta-1-interacting protein 1 isoform X3: MGKCSGRCTLVAFCCLQLVAALERQIFDFLGYQWAPILANFLHIMAVILGIFGTVQYRSRYLILYAAWLVLWVGWNAFIICFYLEVGQLSQDRDFIMTFNTSLHRSWWMENGPGCLVTPVLNSRLALEDHHVISVTGCLLDYPYIEALSSALQIFLALFGFVFACYVSKVFLEEEDSFDFIGGFDSYGYQAPQKTSHLQLQPLYTWVMARSRVGWRDPGISVWVAFAPRPPPRLD, encoded by the exons GTGGCTGCGCTGGAGCGGCAGATCTTTGACTTCCTGGGCTACCAGTGGGCTCCGATCCTAGCCAACTTCCTGCACATCATGGCAGTTATCCTGGGCATCTTTGGCACCGTGCAGTACCGCTCCCGGTACCTCATTCTG TATGCAGCCTGGCTGGTGCTCTGGGTTGGCTGGAATGCTTTTATCATCTGCTTCTATTTGGAGGTTGGACAGCTGTCCCAG GACCGGGACTTCATCATGACCTTCAACACATCCCTGCACCGCTCCTGGTGGATGGAGAACGGGCCAGGCTGCCTGGTGACACCTGTCCTGAACTCCCGCCTGGCCCTGGAGGACCACCATGTCATCTCAGTCACCGGCTGCCTGCTCGACTACCCCTACATTGAAGCACTTAGCAGTGCCCTGCAGATCTTCTTGGCT CTGTTCGGCTTCGTGTTCGCCTGCTACGTGAGCAAAGTATTCCTGGAAGAGGAGGACAGCT TCGATTTCATCGGCGGTTTTGACTCCTACGGATACCAGGCGCCCCAGAAGACGTCGCATTTACAACTGCAGCCTCTGTACACGTGGGTCATGGCGCGGAGCCGTGTCGGGTGGAGGGACCCCGGCATTAGT GTCTGGGTAGCGTTTGCCCCACGCCCACCGCCGCGGCTAGACTGA
- the NKAIN1 gene encoding sodium/potassium-transporting ATPase subunit beta-1-interacting protein 1 isoform X5, which produces MTWAPEKVAALERQIFDFLGYQWAPILANFLHIMAVILGIFGTVQYRSRYLILYAAWLVLWVGWNAFIICFYLEVGQLSQDRDFIMTFNTSLHRSWWMENGPGCLVTPVLNSRLALEDHHVISVTGCLLDYPYIEALSSALQIFLALFGFVFACYVSKVFLEEEDSFDFIGGFDSYGYQAPQKTSHLQLQPLYTWVMARSRVGWRDPGISVWVAFAPRPPPRLD; this is translated from the exons ATGACATGGGCTCCTGAGAAG GTGGCTGCGCTGGAGCGGCAGATCTTTGACTTCCTGGGCTACCAGTGGGCTCCGATCCTAGCCAACTTCCTGCACATCATGGCAGTTATCCTGGGCATCTTTGGCACCGTGCAGTACCGCTCCCGGTACCTCATTCTG TATGCAGCCTGGCTGGTGCTCTGGGTTGGCTGGAATGCTTTTATCATCTGCTTCTATTTGGAGGTTGGACAGCTGTCCCAG GACCGGGACTTCATCATGACCTTCAACACATCCCTGCACCGCTCCTGGTGGATGGAGAACGGGCCAGGCTGCCTGGTGACACCTGTCCTGAACTCCCGCCTGGCCCTGGAGGACCACCATGTCATCTCAGTCACCGGCTGCCTGCTCGACTACCCCTACATTGAAGCACTTAGCAGTGCCCTGCAGATCTTCTTGGCT CTGTTCGGCTTCGTGTTCGCCTGCTACGTGAGCAAAGTATTCCTGGAAGAGGAGGACAGCT TCGATTTCATCGGCGGTTTTGACTCCTACGGATACCAGGCGCCCCAGAAGACGTCGCATTTACAACTGCAGCCTCTGTACACGTGGGTCATGGCGCGGAGCCGTGTCGGGTGGAGGGACCCCGGCATTAGT GTCTGGGTAGCGTTTGCCCCACGCCCACCGCCGCGGCTAGACTGA
- the NKAIN1 gene encoding sodium/potassium-transporting ATPase subunit beta-1-interacting protein 1 isoform X8: MTFNTSLHRSWWMENGPGCLVTPVLNSRLALEDHHVISVTGCLLDYPYIEALSSALQIFLALFGFVFACYVSKVFLEEEDSFDFIGGFDSYGYQAPQKTSHLQLQPLYTWVMARSRVGWRDPGISVWVAFAPRPPPRLD; encoded by the exons ATGACCTTCAACACATCCCTGCACCGCTCCTGGTGGATGGAGAACGGGCCAGGCTGCCTGGTGACACCTGTCCTGAACTCCCGCCTGGCCCTGGAGGACCACCATGTCATCTCAGTCACCGGCTGCCTGCTCGACTACCCCTACATTGAAGCACTTAGCAGTGCCCTGCAGATCTTCTTGGCT CTGTTCGGCTTCGTGTTCGCCTGCTACGTGAGCAAAGTATTCCTGGAAGAGGAGGACAGCT TCGATTTCATCGGCGGTTTTGACTCCTACGGATACCAGGCGCCCCAGAAGACGTCGCATTTACAACTGCAGCCTCTGTACACGTGGGTCATGGCGCGGAGCCGTGTCGGGTGGAGGGACCCCGGCATTAGT GTCTGGGTAGCGTTTGCCCCACGCCCACCGCCGCGGCTAGACTGA
- the NKAIN1 gene encoding sodium/potassium-transporting ATPase subunit beta-1-interacting protein 1 isoform X6, protein MQVAALERQIFDFLGYQWAPILANFLHIMAVILGIFGTVQYRSRYLILYAAWLVLWVGWNAFIICFYLEVGQLSQDRDFIMTFNTSLHRSWWMENGPGCLVTPVLNSRLALEDHHVISVTGCLLDYPYIEALSSALQIFLALFGFVFACYVSKVFLEEEDSFDFIGGFDSYGYQAPQKTSHLQLQPLYTWVMARSRVGWRDPGISVWVAFAPRPPPRLD, encoded by the exons ATGCAG GTGGCTGCGCTGGAGCGGCAGATCTTTGACTTCCTGGGCTACCAGTGGGCTCCGATCCTAGCCAACTTCCTGCACATCATGGCAGTTATCCTGGGCATCTTTGGCACCGTGCAGTACCGCTCCCGGTACCTCATTCTG TATGCAGCCTGGCTGGTGCTCTGGGTTGGCTGGAATGCTTTTATCATCTGCTTCTATTTGGAGGTTGGACAGCTGTCCCAG GACCGGGACTTCATCATGACCTTCAACACATCCCTGCACCGCTCCTGGTGGATGGAGAACGGGCCAGGCTGCCTGGTGACACCTGTCCTGAACTCCCGCCTGGCCCTGGAGGACCACCATGTCATCTCAGTCACCGGCTGCCTGCTCGACTACCCCTACATTGAAGCACTTAGCAGTGCCCTGCAGATCTTCTTGGCT CTGTTCGGCTTCGTGTTCGCCTGCTACGTGAGCAAAGTATTCCTGGAAGAGGAGGACAGCT TCGATTTCATCGGCGGTTTTGACTCCTACGGATACCAGGCGCCCCAGAAGACGTCGCATTTACAACTGCAGCCTCTGTACACGTGGGTCATGGCGCGGAGCCGTGTCGGGTGGAGGGACCCCGGCATTAGT GTCTGGGTAGCGTTTGCCCCACGCCCACCGCCGCGGCTAGACTGA
- the NKAIN1 gene encoding sodium/potassium-transporting ATPase subunit beta-1-interacting protein 1 isoform X1, which produces MDPLGQDNLQRGVLKRGNSVLPASLGPPEPWLIPRPVLGVASLNPDSTETHPPGKLQVAALERQIFDFLGYQWAPILANFLHIMAVILGIFGTVQYRSRYLILYAAWLVLWVGWNAFIICFYLEVGQLSQDRDFIMTFNTSLHRSWWMENGPGCLVTPVLNSRLALEDHHVISVTGCLLDYPYIEALSSALQIFLALFGFVFACYVSKVFLEEEDSFDFIGGFDSYGYQAPQKTSHLQLQPLYTWVMARSRVGWRDPGISVWVAFAPRPPPRLD; this is translated from the exons atggatccCCTGGGCCAGGACAACCTCCAGAGAGGGGTCCTTAAAAGAGGAAATTCAGTCCTACCGGCTTCCCTGGGTCCTCCAGAGCCATGGCTCATCCCTAGACCAGTGCTAGGGGTAGCCAGTCTGAATCCTGATTCCACTGAGACCCACCCCCCTGGGAAGCTGCAG GTGGCTGCGCTGGAGCGGCAGATCTTTGACTTCCTGGGCTACCAGTGGGCTCCGATCCTAGCCAACTTCCTGCACATCATGGCAGTTATCCTGGGCATCTTTGGCACCGTGCAGTACCGCTCCCGGTACCTCATTCTG TATGCAGCCTGGCTGGTGCTCTGGGTTGGCTGGAATGCTTTTATCATCTGCTTCTATTTGGAGGTTGGACAGCTGTCCCAG GACCGGGACTTCATCATGACCTTCAACACATCCCTGCACCGCTCCTGGTGGATGGAGAACGGGCCAGGCTGCCTGGTGACACCTGTCCTGAACTCCCGCCTGGCCCTGGAGGACCACCATGTCATCTCAGTCACCGGCTGCCTGCTCGACTACCCCTACATTGAAGCACTTAGCAGTGCCCTGCAGATCTTCTTGGCT CTGTTCGGCTTCGTGTTCGCCTGCTACGTGAGCAAAGTATTCCTGGAAGAGGAGGACAGCT TCGATTTCATCGGCGGTTTTGACTCCTACGGATACCAGGCGCCCCAGAAGACGTCGCATTTACAACTGCAGCCTCTGTACACGTGGGTCATGGCGCGGAGCCGTGTCGGGTGGAGGGACCCCGGCATTAGT GTCTGGGTAGCGTTTGCCCCACGCCCACCGCCGCGGCTAGACTGA
- the NKAIN1 gene encoding sodium/potassium-transporting ATPase subunit beta-1-interacting protein 1 isoform X2, whose protein sequence is MDPLGQDNLQRGVLKRGNSVLPASLGPPEPWLIPRPVLGVASLNPDSTETHPPGKLQVAALERQIFDFLGYQWAPILANFLHIMAVILGIFGTVQYRSRYLILYAAWLVLWVGWNAFIICFYLEVGQLSQDRDFIMTFNTSLHRSWWMENGPGCLVTPVLNSRLALEDHHVISVTGCLLDYPYIEALSSALQIFLALFGFVFACYVSKVFLEEEDSFDFIGGFDSYGYQAPQKTSHLQLQPLYTSG, encoded by the exons atggatccCCTGGGCCAGGACAACCTCCAGAGAGGGGTCCTTAAAAGAGGAAATTCAGTCCTACCGGCTTCCCTGGGTCCTCCAGAGCCATGGCTCATCCCTAGACCAGTGCTAGGGGTAGCCAGTCTGAATCCTGATTCCACTGAGACCCACCCCCCTGGGAAGCTGCAG GTGGCTGCGCTGGAGCGGCAGATCTTTGACTTCCTGGGCTACCAGTGGGCTCCGATCCTAGCCAACTTCCTGCACATCATGGCAGTTATCCTGGGCATCTTTGGCACCGTGCAGTACCGCTCCCGGTACCTCATTCTG TATGCAGCCTGGCTGGTGCTCTGGGTTGGCTGGAATGCTTTTATCATCTGCTTCTATTTGGAGGTTGGACAGCTGTCCCAG GACCGGGACTTCATCATGACCTTCAACACATCCCTGCACCGCTCCTGGTGGATGGAGAACGGGCCAGGCTGCCTGGTGACACCTGTCCTGAACTCCCGCCTGGCCCTGGAGGACCACCATGTCATCTCAGTCACCGGCTGCCTGCTCGACTACCCCTACATTGAAGCACTTAGCAGTGCCCTGCAGATCTTCTTGGCT CTGTTCGGCTTCGTGTTCGCCTGCTACGTGAGCAAAGTATTCCTGGAAGAGGAGGACAGCT TCGATTTCATCGGCGGTTTTGACTCCTACGGATACCAGGCGCCCCAGAAGACGTCGCATTTACAACTGCAGCCTCTGTACAC GTCTGGGTAG